A single region of the Brachypodium distachyon strain Bd21 chromosome 3, Brachypodium_distachyon_v3.0, whole genome shotgun sequence genome encodes:
- the LOC100841137 gene encoding uncharacterized protein LOC100841137 isoform X2, whose product MSSQASKAGLELTIQTPAFGYNQKQLESSNQPVIAHNIRTNLSHSLGFSMSQTFNQTGSREQKDQPISMIGHGHSSQQGVYALEPSFYCGADKHTIIMGHDHIAHIKLMADDSLGDRKSCQEPGCNEVVDGRVVYCNIHSAGRSYQQNSYLQSAHKSSDLYMPPVKGSHCTKPGSSTVTCTEQDVHVKYDVDDQCKLKDSSRNTQGDTGQVIFHGADICKYENCRKQAQVNTVYCKIHSGGTKGCMARGCIKAAHGGTPLCIGHGGGKRCIVTGCPNAACGQGRSDHCVRHGGGKRCKFEGCGKGAQGNTDFCIRHGGGRRCKSQGCTKSAQGRTDFCIKHGGGSRCKFVGCNTSAKWGTDFCSVHRKSLSSEDNAAPEALPLPSGKRRRAKKPKKAVKPSVVSQGTVTAGVSVAGSSTQAMGIPVATMVSNRELSHRIVMAAGQAAMAPSKVLPLSIKPPTAAGAVVSAEREAATSSMMPGL is encoded by the exons ATGAGTTCCCAAGCTTCGAAGGCTGGATTGGAGCTCACAATACAGACACCGGCATTTGGTTACAATCAGAAACAACTGGAGAGTAGTAACCAACCTGTAATTGCTCACAATATAAGAACCAACTTATCTCATTCACTTGGTTTTTCTATGTCACAGACTTTCAATCAAACTGGTAGCAGAGAACAAAAAG ATCAACCAATCTCAATGATTGGACATGGTCATTCTTCTCAACAAGGG GTGTATGCTTTGGAGCCTTCTTTCTATTGTG GTGCAGATAAACATACAATTATAATGGGGCATGACCATATCGCTCATATAAAG CTCATGGCGGATGATTCCCTTGGGG ACAGGAAAAGTTGCCAGGAACCTGGTTGCAATGAGGTTGTCGATGGAAGGGTAGTGTACTGTAATATTCACAGTGCAGGGCGTTCATACCAACAGAATAGTTACCTCCAGAGTGCACATAAGAGCTCAGATTTATATATGCCCCCTGTTAAAGGCAGCCATTGCACCAAACCTGGTTCCAGTACAGTGACATGCACTGAACAAGATGTACATGTCAAGTATGATGTGGATGATCAATGCAAACTGAAGGATAGTTCTCGGAACACTCAGGGTGACACTGGTCAAGTTATCTTCCATGGGGCAGACATATGCAAGTACGAGAACTGCAGAAAGCAGGCCCAGGTGAACACAGTGTACTGTAAAATACATAGTGGTGGTACAAAGGGTTGCATGGCACGGGGGTGTATAAAAGCTGCACATGGAGGAACACCTCTATGCATTGGCCATGGAGGAGGGAAGCGGTGCATTGTTACTGGATGCCCGAATGCAGCATGTGGCCAAGGCCGTAGTGATCACTGCGTGAGGCATGGTGGTGGCAAGCGATGTAAATTTGAAGGCTGTGGGAAAGGTGCACAAGGGAACACAGACTTCTGCATCAGGCATGGTGGGGGAAGGCGTTGCAAATCTCAAGGATGTACGAAGAGTGCACAAGGACGGACAGATTTCTGCATTAAGCACGGTGGCGGTAGCCGGTGCAAGTTCGTAGGATGCAATACAAGCGCAAAATGGGGGACAGATTTCTGCTCTGTGCATCGGAAGAGTCTGTCGAGCGAGGATAATGCTGCCCCTGAAGCTTTGCCACTCCCTTCTGGAAAGCGCCGTCGGGCCAAGAAACCCAAAAAGGCAGTGAAGCCATCTGTGGTCTCCCAGGGAACTGTCACTGCTGGTGTATCTGTAGCTGGAAGCAGCACACAAGCAATGGGTATTCCTGTGGCAACCATGGTTTCAAACCGTGAATTATCACACAGGATTGTGATGGCAGCAGGGCAAGCTGCAATGGCTCCCTCTAAGGTGTTACCACTGTCCATCAAACCTCCGACAGCAGCTGGAGCGGTGGTTTCAgcggagagggaggcggcAACAAGCAGCATGATGCCAGGTCTCTAG
- the LOC100841137 gene encoding uncharacterized protein LOC100841137 isoform X1, whose protein sequence is MSSQASKAGLELTIQTPAFGYNQKQLESSNQPVIAHNIRTNLSHSLGFSMSQTFNQTGSREQKDQPISMIGHGHSSQQGVYALEPSFYCGADKHTIIMGHDHIAHIKKLMADDSLGDRKSCQEPGCNEVVDGRVVYCNIHSAGRSYQQNSYLQSAHKSSDLYMPPVKGSHCTKPGSSTVTCTEQDVHVKYDVDDQCKLKDSSRNTQGDTGQVIFHGADICKYENCRKQAQVNTVYCKIHSGGTKGCMARGCIKAAHGGTPLCIGHGGGKRCIVTGCPNAACGQGRSDHCVRHGGGKRCKFEGCGKGAQGNTDFCIRHGGGRRCKSQGCTKSAQGRTDFCIKHGGGSRCKFVGCNTSAKWGTDFCSVHRKSLSSEDNAAPEALPLPSGKRRRAKKPKKAVKPSVVSQGTVTAGVSVAGSSTQAMGIPVATMVSNRELSHRIVMAAGQAAMAPSKVLPLSIKPPTAAGAVVSAEREAATSSMMPGL, encoded by the exons ATGAGTTCCCAAGCTTCGAAGGCTGGATTGGAGCTCACAATACAGACACCGGCATTTGGTTACAATCAGAAACAACTGGAGAGTAGTAACCAACCTGTAATTGCTCACAATATAAGAACCAACTTATCTCATTCACTTGGTTTTTCTATGTCACAGACTTTCAATCAAACTGGTAGCAGAGAACAAAAAG ATCAACCAATCTCAATGATTGGACATGGTCATTCTTCTCAACAAGGG GTGTATGCTTTGGAGCCTTCTTTCTATTGTG GTGCAGATAAACATACAATTATAATGGGGCATGACCATATCGCTCATATAAAG AAGCTCATGGCGGATGATTCCCTTGGGG ACAGGAAAAGTTGCCAGGAACCTGGTTGCAATGAGGTTGTCGATGGAAGGGTAGTGTACTGTAATATTCACAGTGCAGGGCGTTCATACCAACAGAATAGTTACCTCCAGAGTGCACATAAGAGCTCAGATTTATATATGCCCCCTGTTAAAGGCAGCCATTGCACCAAACCTGGTTCCAGTACAGTGACATGCACTGAACAAGATGTACATGTCAAGTATGATGTGGATGATCAATGCAAACTGAAGGATAGTTCTCGGAACACTCAGGGTGACACTGGTCAAGTTATCTTCCATGGGGCAGACATATGCAAGTACGAGAACTGCAGAAAGCAGGCCCAGGTGAACACAGTGTACTGTAAAATACATAGTGGTGGTACAAAGGGTTGCATGGCACGGGGGTGTATAAAAGCTGCACATGGAGGAACACCTCTATGCATTGGCCATGGAGGAGGGAAGCGGTGCATTGTTACTGGATGCCCGAATGCAGCATGTGGCCAAGGCCGTAGTGATCACTGCGTGAGGCATGGTGGTGGCAAGCGATGTAAATTTGAAGGCTGTGGGAAAGGTGCACAAGGGAACACAGACTTCTGCATCAGGCATGGTGGGGGAAGGCGTTGCAAATCTCAAGGATGTACGAAGAGTGCACAAGGACGGACAGATTTCTGCATTAAGCACGGTGGCGGTAGCCGGTGCAAGTTCGTAGGATGCAATACAAGCGCAAAATGGGGGACAGATTTCTGCTCTGTGCATCGGAAGAGTCTGTCGAGCGAGGATAATGCTGCCCCTGAAGCTTTGCCACTCCCTTCTGGAAAGCGCCGTCGGGCCAAGAAACCCAAAAAGGCAGTGAAGCCATCTGTGGTCTCCCAGGGAACTGTCACTGCTGGTGTATCTGTAGCTGGAAGCAGCACACAAGCAATGGGTATTCCTGTGGCAACCATGGTTTCAAACCGTGAATTATCACACAGGATTGTGATGGCAGCAGGGCAAGCTGCAATGGCTCCCTCTAAGGTGTTACCACTGTCCATCAAACCTCCGACAGCAGCTGGAGCGGTGGTTTCAgcggagagggaggcggcAACAAGCAGCATGATGCCAGGTCTCTAG